The following proteins are encoded in a genomic region of Oncorhynchus gorbuscha isolate QuinsamMale2020 ecotype Even-year linkage group LG11, OgorEven_v1.0, whole genome shotgun sequence:
- the LOC124047786 gene encoding beta-1,3-galactosyl-O-glycosyl-glycoprotein beta-1,6-N-acetylglucosaminyltransferase 4-like isoform X1, whose translation MLKYVNYTGMQREKMKIRFAFPSRLRKKNFISYLSLLLVICAFLLLFLKFTVKYSITIESYGSTAGYNDVELLHRYNIDCNAIYEMEPAELGKSLVIRKQVVVEEQDKSLVNLISNCPRYLRSRGYGDVQVSEEEQAFPLAYSLVVHKSASMVEKILRAVYTPNNIYCIHYDLKSSELFRESMEGLARCLPNVFIASKLEAVTYASISRLNADLNCLSDLIGSKVKWRYVINLCGQDFPLRSNIELVADLKKLRGGNMMETSRPSEYKKQRFSFHHELQNASFEYHRLPVKTNKAKGPPPHGIQMFIGSAYFVLSLEFVTYMNKSALARDFLMWSNDTYSPDEHFWATLTRVPGVPGEVPRAQADITDLMSKTRLVKWNYLEGPLYPSCTGKHVRSVCIYGAGELRWLLNYGSWFANKVDAKVDPVLIQCLEDKLQEKQRLLVKAMKSQQNIPSSVLAVDVILQ comes from the exons ATGCTAAAGTATGTCAATTATACCGGTATGCAAAGAGAAAA AATGAAAATAAGATTTGCCTTTCCAAGCAGACTGCGGAAGAAGAATTTCATTTCTTATTTATCATTGCTGCTGGTGATCTGTGCCTTCTTGCTGCTCTTCCTAAAGTTCACTGTTAAATACAGCATTACCATTGAATCCTATGGGTCTACCGCAGGCTACAATGACGTTGAGCTGCTCCATCGCTACAACATTGACTGCAATGCCATCTATGAAATGGAGCCGGCCGAGTTGGGGAAGTCGCTGGTCATCAGAAAACAGGTTGTGGTGGAAGAGCAGGACAAGAGTTTGGTCAACCTGATCTCCAATTGCCCGCGATACCTCCGCTCCCGGGGCTATGGGGATGTCCAAGTGTCTGAGGAGGAGCAGGCCTTCCCCCTGGCCTACTCACTGGTGGTCCACAAGTCTGCCTCCATGGTGGAGAAGATCCTCAGGGCCGTCTACACCCCTAACAACATCTACTGTATCCACTACGACCTGAAGTCATCAGAACTGTTCAGAGAGTCCATGGAGGGTCTGGCACGCTGTCTACCCAACGTCTTCATCGCCTCTAAGCTGGAGGCAGTGACGTACGCCAGCATCAGCCGCCTCAATGCTGACCTCAACTGCCTGTCTGACCTTATAGGATCAAAGGTCAAGTGGAGGTATGTCATCAACCTGTGCGGTCAGGACTTTCCCCTGCGCTCCAATATAGAGCTGGTGGCTGACCTGAAGAAGCTCCGGGGGGGTAACATGATGGAGACAAGTCGCCCCAGCGAATACAAGAAGCAGCGTTTCTCCTTCCACCACGAGCTGCAGAACGCGTCATTCGAGTACCACCGGCTGCCGGTGAAAACCAACAAGGCCAAGGGGCCTCCGCCGCACGGCATACAGATGTTCATCGGCAGCGCGTACTTCGTGCTCTCACTGGAGTTCGTCACTTATATGAACAAGTCTGCGCTGGCCAGGGACTTCCTGATGTGGTCAAATGACACCTACTCCCCAGACGAACACTTCTGGGCCACGCTGACACGGGTGCCGGGCGTGCCAGGTGAGGTGCCACGGGCCCAGGCCGACATCACAGACCTGATGAGCAAGACCAGGCTGGTGAAGTGGAACTACCTGGAGGGACCGCTTTACCCATCATGCACAGGGAAACACGTCCGCAGTGTGTGTATCTATGGGGCGGGGGAGCTGCGCTGGCTACTGAACTACGGCAGCTGGTTCGCTAATAAGGTGGACGCCAAAGTTGACCCGGTCCTTATCCAATGTCTTGAGGATAAATtacaggagaaacagagactcTTGGTCAAGGCTATGAAGTCACAACAAAATATTCCCTCCTCtgtgttagcagttgatgttattcttcaataa
- the LOC124047786 gene encoding beta-1,3-galactosyl-O-glycosyl-glycoprotein beta-1,6-N-acetylglucosaminyltransferase 4-like isoform X2: MKIRFAFPSRLRKKNFISYLSLLLVICAFLLLFLKFTVKYSITIESYGSTAGYNDVELLHRYNIDCNAIYEMEPAELGKSLVIRKQVVVEEQDKSLVNLISNCPRYLRSRGYGDVQVSEEEQAFPLAYSLVVHKSASMVEKILRAVYTPNNIYCIHYDLKSSELFRESMEGLARCLPNVFIASKLEAVTYASISRLNADLNCLSDLIGSKVKWRYVINLCGQDFPLRSNIELVADLKKLRGGNMMETSRPSEYKKQRFSFHHELQNASFEYHRLPVKTNKAKGPPPHGIQMFIGSAYFVLSLEFVTYMNKSALARDFLMWSNDTYSPDEHFWATLTRVPGVPGEVPRAQADITDLMSKTRLVKWNYLEGPLYPSCTGKHVRSVCIYGAGELRWLLNYGSWFANKVDAKVDPVLIQCLEDKLQEKQRLLVKAMKSQQNIPSSVLAVDVILQ, translated from the coding sequence ATGAAAATAAGATTTGCCTTTCCAAGCAGACTGCGGAAGAAGAATTTCATTTCTTATTTATCATTGCTGCTGGTGATCTGTGCCTTCTTGCTGCTCTTCCTAAAGTTCACTGTTAAATACAGCATTACCATTGAATCCTATGGGTCTACCGCAGGCTACAATGACGTTGAGCTGCTCCATCGCTACAACATTGACTGCAATGCCATCTATGAAATGGAGCCGGCCGAGTTGGGGAAGTCGCTGGTCATCAGAAAACAGGTTGTGGTGGAAGAGCAGGACAAGAGTTTGGTCAACCTGATCTCCAATTGCCCGCGATACCTCCGCTCCCGGGGCTATGGGGATGTCCAAGTGTCTGAGGAGGAGCAGGCCTTCCCCCTGGCCTACTCACTGGTGGTCCACAAGTCTGCCTCCATGGTGGAGAAGATCCTCAGGGCCGTCTACACCCCTAACAACATCTACTGTATCCACTACGACCTGAAGTCATCAGAACTGTTCAGAGAGTCCATGGAGGGTCTGGCACGCTGTCTACCCAACGTCTTCATCGCCTCTAAGCTGGAGGCAGTGACGTACGCCAGCATCAGCCGCCTCAATGCTGACCTCAACTGCCTGTCTGACCTTATAGGATCAAAGGTCAAGTGGAGGTATGTCATCAACCTGTGCGGTCAGGACTTTCCCCTGCGCTCCAATATAGAGCTGGTGGCTGACCTGAAGAAGCTCCGGGGGGGTAACATGATGGAGACAAGTCGCCCCAGCGAATACAAGAAGCAGCGTTTCTCCTTCCACCACGAGCTGCAGAACGCGTCATTCGAGTACCACCGGCTGCCGGTGAAAACCAACAAGGCCAAGGGGCCTCCGCCGCACGGCATACAGATGTTCATCGGCAGCGCGTACTTCGTGCTCTCACTGGAGTTCGTCACTTATATGAACAAGTCTGCGCTGGCCAGGGACTTCCTGATGTGGTCAAATGACACCTACTCCCCAGACGAACACTTCTGGGCCACGCTGACACGGGTGCCGGGCGTGCCAGGTGAGGTGCCACGGGCCCAGGCCGACATCACAGACCTGATGAGCAAGACCAGGCTGGTGAAGTGGAACTACCTGGAGGGACCGCTTTACCCATCATGCACAGGGAAACACGTCCGCAGTGTGTGTATCTATGGGGCGGGGGAGCTGCGCTGGCTACTGAACTACGGCAGCTGGTTCGCTAATAAGGTGGACGCCAAAGTTGACCCGGTCCTTATCCAATGTCTTGAGGATAAATtacaggagaaacagagactcTTGGTCAAGGCTATGAAGTCACAACAAAATATTCCCTCCTCtgtgttagcagttgatgttattcttcaataa